The DNA sequence GCAGTTGCAAGGGCACGGCCGCGGCTTGCCACTTGGGCCCGAGGAGAAGCGTCGTGAGTTCGGAAGCGATGCTTGACATGCCGAGAAAGAACGGGAAGGCGAGAAGACTCATCAGCCGAGTCACCGTCAAGAGGGAGGAGCCGGCTCCGGCGGGATTCAGCTGAGTCTTGGCAAACGCGGGGAGGGCGATGGAATTGATCAATCCCGTGAGCTTGTTGATGGGGAGCGACGCGAGATCATTGGCGACGGCATAGTACCCGAGCAAGATGTTTCCGAAGAGCTTGCCGCCAATGAATCGATCGGAATCGGCCAAGGTGAATCGCAAAGCACGATCCACGGTGGCTGACCATCCGAATCGCAGGTCACTTTTCATTCCCTCGAGCGAGAAGCGCGGCCAGCACAGGGAGCGTTGAGCGAAATTCAGGCCCGCCGTGCGTATGGCGGTGGTGGCCAGGGACCCCCACACGAGGGTCCACACGCCGAAGCCGGCGCGGGCCAGGGTCAGGGCGATCAGGCTGCCGGCCACGATCGTCACCAGCTCCACAATCGATCGACGCCCGAACTTGATGTCTCGTTCTAGTTGGGACTGCGGAAGGGTTTCAAAAGCCAGCAAGACAAACTGGAAGCTCAAGATCCGAATGAGGGCGGTCAGTCTCGGCTCGCCATAGAAAGTGGCGATCCCGGGCGCGACGCCGAGCGCGATGAAGAAGAAGAGAAGATTCAACACGATGACCAGGCCGAAAATCTGTGCACGGAGGCGCTCGCTCACGTCTCGCCTCTGCACGAGCACGGCATCCAGCCCGGCCGTATTGAGCAGATAAAAGAAGGCTAAGGGAACGCTCGCCATGGCCATGAGGCCGTAGTCGTCGGGGGAGAGAATGCGGATCACGTAAAGGGTGATCGTCCAGGAGATGAGCTGTCCCACGAATTTGGACAGGATTGTCCACCGGAGGGCGATCAGGACCCTGGTTCGAAGATTCACATCGTCGGGGACAAACGGGCCCGTCTGAGCGGGGGCCGGCGAAGGCTTACTTGGCGTCTGCGGTGTCAACATTGTTTACACAGCGACCCTGAACGAGATTCTTGGCGATGATCGTGCAAGACCTGCGCCAGTGTCCGACGATTTGGCACGTCGTGCTCCAGTGAACGCGATCATGGACCGAACCTCCGCCTCTCGACATTGACGGGGCCCTGATCGGGAACGGTCAGAATGGCGAGGTCGCCGTACTCCTCCGGCGCGGTGCCGGTGCCGCCGAACTGGTGATAGACCGCATACAGATTGCCGGTGACGTTGCCCACGTACACCACGACGCCGCCCGCGTGCCTGGACAGAATCTCCTTGGCGATGTCCTTGGCCTCGAGGACGCTGACCCGCGGGGTGACCGTGATCTCGACGCCGAGATGTGCGGCCAGGGGCCGGACGGTGTCGAGATTGCGAGTTACGTCCGGGCTGTAAATCGCCGTGATGCCCATACCGCTCACTGCCCCCACCAGGGCCTGCGCGCGTTCTCGGCCCTTGGCATTGAGCTCCGTCGATTCGTCGCGGTCCGCATGGCGGAGCAGGATCACGGTGGTCGTGGTGCCGGGCTTGGAGCGCAACGGGCTGGCGGCGCAGCCGCTGACGAGACCAGCCAGCGTGATCCACAGAATCAACTGAACCCGTCGGTCCTCTGATCGCATCGTGCTTCTCGTGAACATTCATTCCTTCCCACGGCCCGGTCAGCTGAAGGCGAACGCGCGGGCGGGGTTCTCCACGAGGAGACGCCGGAGCCCGGCGTCGTCCAGGCCTTTAGCCCGGAGGCGCGGCACCACGTTGACGAGAAGGTGATGGTATCCGTAGCCCCCGTACTTCACCAGCGAGGTCTTGTAGGCGATGTCGTGGGACATGAGGATCCGATCACGGTGGCCCGCCTCGATCAGCGCCAGGACGTGGGCCATCCGCCCCCCGTCGTTCGGCATGTCGAAAGCCGGGTGGTACGGGTAGTAGGAGTTCTCCAGCCCGAAGAGATCGTACTCGAGCCAGAGGCCGCTCTGGGCGAGGTCGATCACGGCGCGGATGTCGGCGATGGTCCGGCAGATGTGGCACATGATGGTGCGCCGGAGGTCGCCGCCCTCCTTCTCGACGAAGTTGGCGATCTCCATGGGCGCGTGCGGACTGCGCCCGGGGTGGATCATGAGGGGCGCCCCTGTCTCGCGCTGGGCGATGACGGCGGCGCGCACGACCTTCTTCTCATTGGCGGTCCACGGCCACGTGCAGCCGATCTCGCCGATGAGCCCGGAGCGAACGCCGGTGTCGCCGACGCCCACCGTGATGTCGGCGATCATCTCGCGGGCGAGCTCGTCGACGGTCAGGTTGTCCATGTGGGGCGGATGCGAGGCGGCGACGTAGTAGCCGGCGCCCATGACCACGTTGAGGCCGGTGGCGCGGGCGATGCGAGCGAGGGCGAGCGGATCGCGGGCGAGGCTGCGCGGCGTCGGATCCACCACCGTCCGGCCGCCGGCATCCTTGAAGAGGAGGATCTCGTCCTGGGCGACCTGCTCGTCCACCAGGCGGAGGTTGTCGAGGTTCGCGTTGAAGTTCTGGCGCACCCAGCCGAGGTTGGCAAGGCAGACCGGCTCGCGCGAGCGCGCCTTGTCCCTGGGCGCCGTCGGCTCCACGAACATCACCTCGAAGTCGATGAGCAAGTGCTCGTGGGGCAGCGTCACGCCGATCTCGTCCCCCCTGATCGACCCCAGCACTGTCTGCACCCGCTCCGAGAGTGGACTCGGCATTCGTCATTCCTTTCCGCCGGCGGGGCGATTAGGCTCCGCCCCGCTCGTCGATGCTCCCGTCGATCTTCTTGACACTCCTGCCAGACCATTTGTCGGCACGCCTTACCCTTTTCTCGTCTCCGAACCTTCGATTCGAGTCTCTCCCCGCATTTAGGAGGCAAGGGCGCGTCCAATCTCTACAAACCTGTCGGGCAGCTTTACGATATTGCCATCCCGGATGGTTGTCCGTCCAGAAGTGGCCAGAATAATTGGCCTGGTGTTGATGGCCTTCTAGTTGCTCCTGAGAAGCCCATGCTTCCGCATGGCGTCCTCTGGCGTGAGCTCAAGACACACGCCGATCATCGGGGTGAGCTGACGGAGCTGTTTCGTGCGGAGTGGCAAGACGGCCCGGCACCCGTCCAGTGGAATTTTGTGCGCTCCCAAAAGAACGTGCTGAGAGGGGTGCACGTACATCCACGGCATGACGACTACCTGATTGTTCTTGAGAACCGCATGGTCCTTGGTCTCAAGGACCTGCGCAGGGATTCTCCCACCCATGGCTGCGTGTCGATGATCGAGCTGAACGGGGAGCGTCTTTCCGCGATTCACATTCCGCACGGCGTGGCGCACGGGTTCTATGTTCCCTCGGACGCGCTGTATGTCTACGCGGTCAGCAGCTACTGGGACGTGCTGGACGAACTGCGCTGCCGCTGGGATGATCCGGAGCTGGGGCTGAGGTGGCCGACCGATTCTCCGGCACTGTCTGACGCAGACACCACGGCGGGAACGCTCAGCGCGATGAGGCGCGATCTCGAAGCTCGTATGCGAATCGCGCCAAGCCCCCGATAAGTGGAAGCGACAACAACTTTTTGCCAGCGCGAAATTCCACGGAAGGGGTAAGGCCGCCCAGGGTGGCCTCGACTCGCGCGCACTCTCGCA is a window from the Candidatus Methylomirabilota bacterium genome containing:
- a CDS encoding lipopolysaccharide biosynthesis protein; amino-acid sequence: MLTPQTPSKPSPAPAQTGPFVPDDVNLRTRVLIALRWTILSKFVGQLISWTITLYVIRILSPDDYGLMAMASVPLAFFYLLNTAGLDAVLVQRRDVSERLRAQIFGLVIVLNLLFFFIALGVAPGIATFYGEPRLTALIRILSFQFVLLAFETLPQSQLERDIKFGRRSIVELVTIVAGSLIALTLARAGFGVWTLVWGSLATTAIRTAGLNFAQRSLCWPRFSLEGMKSDLRFGWSATVDRALRFTLADSDRFIGGKLFGNILLGYYAVANDLASLPINKLTGLINSIALPAFAKTQLNPAGAGSSLLTVTRLMSLLAFPFFLGMSSIASELTTLLLGPKWQAAAVPLQLLSLIMPLRMLMNAFQPFLWGVGRPNTSASTFLIGALSMPIAFLVGAQWGPVGLSLAWALVYPLVFLASIAYAQSLTGVLVTDILRTMARPILASLFMYTLVSTAKHYAVFGQSGRVLPLAQLVLVGAVTYTGAMLVLDREVCLDAFDLLGAFLGGRPPEPAEGQVSQSNISPATGGKHGL
- a CDS encoding histidine phosphatase family protein, producing MRSEDRRVQLILWITLAGLVSGCAASPLRSKPGTTTTVILLRHADRDESTELNAKGRERAQALVGAVSGMGITAIYSPDVTRNLDTVRPLAAHLGVEITVTPRVSVLEAKDIAKEILSRHAGGVVVYVGNVTGNLYAVYHQFGGTGTAPEEYGDLAILTVPDQGPVNVERRRFGP
- a CDS encoding aryldialkylphosphatase, whose amino-acid sequence is MPSPLSERVQTVLGSIRGDEIGVTLPHEHLLIDFEVMFVEPTAPRDKARSREPVCLANLGWVRQNFNANLDNLRLVDEQVAQDEILLFKDAGGRTVVDPTPRSLARDPLALARIARATGLNVVMGAGYYVAASHPPHMDNLTVDELAREMIADITVGVGDTGVRSGLIGEIGCTWPWTANEKKVVRAAVIAQRETGAPLMIHPGRSPHAPMEIANFVEKEGGDLRRTIMCHICRTIADIRAVIDLAQSGLWLEYDLFGLENSYYPYHPAFDMPNDGGRMAHVLALIEAGHRDRILMSHDIAYKTSLVKYGGYGYHHLLVNVVPRLRAKGLDDAGLRRLLVENPARAFAFS
- a CDS encoding dTDP-4-dehydrorhamnose 3,5-epimerase family protein, whose product is MLPHGVLWRELKTHADHRGELTELFRAEWQDGPAPVQWNFVRSQKNVLRGVHVHPRHDDYLIVLENRMVLGLKDLRRDSPTHGCVSMIELNGERLSAIHIPHGVAHGFYVPSDALYVYAVSSYWDVLDELRCRWDDPELGLRWPTDSPALSDADTTAGTLSAMRRDLEARMRIAPSPR